CGGTCAAAATTTATTGCAGCACTCCCGTGAAGTGGCCAAACTTTGTGGCGTAATGGCGGCCGAATTGGGATTGAACCCAAAATTGGCCAAGAGGGCCGGCCTTTTGCACGATATAGGTAAGGTACCCAACTCTGAGGCTGAGGTAGAAACCCCACACGCCATTTTGGGAATGAAATGGGCACAAAAATTTGGGGAGAAGAAGGAAGTCTGCAATGCCATTGGTGCCCACCATGATGAGGTTGAAATGACGAGCCTCATTTCTCCGGTTGTCCAGGTTTGTGATGCCATTAGTGGGGCAAGACCGGGAGCAAGAAGACAAGTTTTGGATTCCTATATTCAACGATTAAAGGACTTGGAGGATATTGCCTTTGGCTTCAACGGTGTGCAAAAAGCCTATGCCATACAAGCCGGTCGGGAACTACGTGTTATTGTAGAGAGCGAAAAAGTAAGTGATGATCAGGCGGCAGAACTTTCCTTCAACATCTCACAAAAGGTGCAAACGGATATGACGTATCCCGGCCAAGTTAAAGTCACCGTAATTCGGGAAACACGATCGGTGAATGTAGCGAAGTAGGAAATAGGGAACTACCTGTCTGATTCAACAGCCTACTTTCCGTTCTTGTCCACCATAACCAAGTTACTATCATTCTATCCCATAGGGTCAGAAAACTACGATTTGTGCTTTATGTGAATACGATGAAATAGAATTAGTATAAATTGATTTTATCGTAAGAATTCGAGGCAAAAAATACTTTTGGTTTTTGTATTTTTACGGAAATACCAAATTCTTTAAAAATAATTCAACATGGCATTTGATATTGATATGATCAAAAGGGTCTATGCCCACATGGGGGAACGTGTGGACAAGGCTAGGAAACTCCTTGCTAGACCTATGACTTTAGCAGAGAAAATCCTTTATTCCCATCTATGGGACGGAAATCCTACTACGGTCTTTCAAAGAGGCAAGGATTATGTGGATTTTGCCCCGGACAGGGTAGCTTGCCAAGATGCTACGGCCCAGATGGCACTATTGCAATTTATGCATGCTGGGAAGCCCAAAGTTGCCGTTCCCACTACAGTTCATTGCGATCACTTGATTCAAGCCAAAGTAGGTGCCGATGCCGATTTAAAACGTGCCAATGAAACCAGTAATGAAGTGTTCGACTTTTTGGAGTCGGTCTCCAATAAATACGGGATTGGATTTTGGAAGCCCGGAGCAGGTATTATCCACCAAGTTGTCTTGGAGAATTATGCTTTTCCAGGGGGTATGATGATCGGTACCGATTCCCATACGGTAAATGCCGGAGGGTTGGGAATGGTCGCTATTGGGGTTGGGGGAGCAGATGCCGTTGACGTAATGGCGGGAATGCCCTGGGAACTAAAATTCCCCAAACTTATTGGAGTAAAATTGAAAGGAAAACTTTCGGGGTGGACCGCTCCTAAAGATGTTATTCTCAAAGTGGCGGATATTTTGACCGTAAAGGGAGGAACTGGGGCCATCATAGAATATTTTGGAGAAGGTGCCTTGGCCATGTCCTGTACCGGTAAGGGTACCATTTGTAATATGGGCGCAGAAGTAGGTGCTACTACCTCCACTTTTGGTTATGATGAGTCCATGGACCGTTACCTTAGGGGTACCAACAGGGCCGATGTTGCTGATGCCGCTTTGGAAGTGAAAGAACACCTAACCGCAGATGCCGGGGTTTATGATGAACCGGAAAAATACTTCGATCAGGTCATAGAAATAGATTTGAATACCTTGGAACCCCATTTAAACGGGCCCTTTACCCCGGACTTGGCGACCCCTATCTCTAAAATGAGTGAGGCTGCAAAAGAAAACGATTGGCCATTGAATGTTGAGGTGGGCTTAATAGGCTCTTGTACCAATTCGTCCTATGAAGATATTTCAAGGGCTGCTTCATTGGCCAAACAAGTAGCGGACAAAAACTTAAGAACAAAGTCCAAGTTTACCATTACCCCAGGGTCGGAACAGGTTCGTTATACAATTGAAAGGGATGGATTCATTGATACCTTCAACAATATTGGCGCTACGGTTTTTGCCAATGCCTGCGGACCTTGTATTGGGATGTGGGATCGTTATGGTGATAAAGCTGCAGATGGTCCCAGAAATACCATTGTGCACTCCTTTAACCGAAACTTTGCCAAAAGGGCGGATGGAAACCCAAATACCATGGCCTTTGTAGGTTCTCCGGAACTGGTCACCGCCATCGCCATCGCCGGCAGGTTGGATTTTAATCCAGTTTCCGACAAACTGATCAATGAGGATGGTGAAGAAGTCATGTTGGACGAACCAAGGGGGTATGAACTACCGCCAGAAGGCTTCGCTGTTGAGGATGCGGGATACATTGCTCCCAAAGAAGACGGCAGCCAGGTAGAGGTAATCGTTTCCCAGGAGTCACAGCGTTTGCAACTTTTGGCTCCTTTTGAGCCCATTCAACCTGAAAGTTTAAAGGGAATGAAATTGCTTATTAAAGCATTTGGAAAATGTACTACGGACCATATTTCCATGGCGGGCCCATGGCTTAGGTACCGTGGTCACTTGGACAATATTGCCAACAATACGCTTATTGGAGCCGTAAATGCCTACAATAAAAAGACCAATTTTGTCAAGAACCAATTGACAGGGGAATATGGTGCGGTTCCAGATACCCAGAGGGAATACAAGAAAAATGGAATTAAGACCATTGTGATAGGGGACCATAACTATGGAGAGGGCTCCTCACGTGAGCACGCAGCCATGCAGCCTCGTCACCTGGGTGTAGCTGCCGTTTTGGTTAAATCCTTTGCAAGGATCCATGAGACCAACCTTAAAAAACAAGGGATGTTGGGCCTCACTTTTGCCAATGAGAATGACTATGATCTGATTCAGGAAGATGATACGTTCAACTTTGTGGACATAGTGGATTTTGCACCCGGAAAACCGTTGACCATTGAGGTGGTCCATGCCGACGGTAGCAAAGATATTGTAATGGCCAACCATAGTTATAATGATGCACAGATTGGATGGTTCAAAGAAGGTTCTGCCCTAAATGTGATTAAAAAGGAGAACGCCTAACCCAAATAAAGTGATAACCCAAAAAACTCCTGATTCGTCAGGAGTTTTTTGATAGTACATAACCCAATTCATTATGACCAAAAAGAAGACGTTCCTTAATGTCCTGCTCATTCTTGTTGTTCTCGCTTTTTTTGTAACCCCACTTGGTCATTATGGGAAGATTTTTTTAAATCGACTTTTCTCCTTCTCTCCAGATGTTATTGAGGTTTCCAAGCGGGAACAACTACCGGATTACAACTGGCGGTTGAAGGACGCCGAATGGAACTTTTTTAATTTTGAAGCATCAAGGGGTAGGGTAGTTTTTATCAATTTTTGGGCGTCTTGGCGCCTACCTTCCGAGGCCGAACTTTCAAGTATCCAATCCCTATATGAAAAATACCGGGGTAAGATTGACTTTTACATCATTACGGATGAGGAGAGGCCCCCTGTAGAGGAGTTCATGGAAAAACAGCAATTCACCTTCCCATTGACCTATCTTATTATTGGCGATAGGGCGCCCCTGGAAATTCCCAAACCCCCATATTCCTATCTCATCGATAAGGAGGGCTTTATCGTTGTTGAACAAGAAGGTATAGCGGATTGGAACACCTCTAAAGTCCATGGGCTTATTGATGGGTTGTTGCTGCAATAGGCCAATTCCTATTTTACGTAAAAATGTGATGCTTTTGCTTCTCCCTAAATCATATCTTAGCTTATGGAGCCATTGGACGAAAAAATAATGGGACAGCTAACCACCATAAGCTTTTTTAGGTTTACAGGCCTTAAGGGAAAAATATGGGCATTTGGTATGATGCAGTTTGCCCATGCGCGAATGCGGCACGTTAAGGGAATGGAATTCTATAAACTTATGGGTACCGGAAAAGCCCAGTTCAACCCATTTCCGGATTGGTCCGTGTACGCCATACTACAGATTTGGTCAAATGAAGCTGCTGCAGATAGGTTTTTTTCGTCGAACGGACTCTTCCACCATTACCAAAAAATGTCAAAAGAGCATTGGGTTTTATATCTTAGGAACCGAATTGCCCGAGGACATTGGGATGGCTCAAATCCATTTAAAAAATCCGAAACCCTGACCGATCAAATTCCCTATGTGGCTGCCCTGACCCGTGCCACGATCAAGACAAGGTTTTTGTGGAAATTCTGGAGATTTGTCCCAAAATCCCAAACGGAGCTCTGGGGGAACAACGGTTTGATGTACACCAAGGGGGTAGGGGAGGTCCCATTTCAACAAATGGCCACCTTTAGCGTTTGGAAAGATGAAGCTTCTTTGAATGCATTTGCCTATCAGACCCAGGGCCATGTAAAGGCCATTGGGAAGACCCGGGAATTGGGATGGTATCGGGAAGAGTTATTTGCGAGGTTCCAACCCTATAGGTCCATTGGAACATGGAATGGGCAAAATCCCATTCCCGGTTTAACTAAATAGGGAATACCATAAAGTATCCAAAGAACACCATTTGAGCCAAAAATAAATGCAGACTAATATTCGTGTTCCCCTCCATTTTCGTTTTTTGGAATACGATTTGGAATATAAAGGCGACCAAGAACCATGTGATGTAGTTTTCCAGGGGAACGTGTTCCCCAAAACTCCAAAAGTCAAAACTTGGGGCACTCTGCTCCATTAAAAAATCCAGAAACACCATCAGCAACGCTCCTATGGTTCCCCTAAACCAAATGTTTTTGGTGGCTCTTTTTGAAAGCTCCCCGGTAATAAAGGTCAACAATGCCCAATTTATTCCAATAAAGAGGGGAACGCCGTCCACTTTATAACCCAGGTTCTCACCGTAATCATAACTGCCGAACAGTAGGGAATAATTGGCCCCCAGCCACTCCAGGAACATTCCGATAAAGAAAAACAATCCAAAAACGCCCCATTTTCTTTTTGAATCAAGCGGATAGACCCAAATAAAAAGTGCGGTGCACACCAAAAGATTTAAAGGGGTTTTTGGAATAAACCATTCCTTATGGCCCAATGCAATTCCGATGATACCGCTACTATGAAAAAGCCAGATAAGGAATAGGGATAGATATATTTTTTTGGAAATAACATGCTTCATAGGGCAGGTTTTTTAACCAGGTCCGATACTATTTTGGCCGAAAGCAGGCAAAGGGGTATTCCCCCTCCGGGATGCACGGAACCACCACAGAAATAAAGCCCCTTTATTTTATTGGTAAAATTGGGATGTCTTAAAAAAGCCGAAAATTTGGAATTGCTTGCAGCTCCGTATAATGCTCCTCGGTAACTACTGGTATTCCCTTCGATCCCTTTGGGTTCCAATATCATTTCTTCAACAATATGGTCCTCTAGCGTACAACCCAATATGGAGTTGAGTTTTTCAATAATCCGCTTCCTGGCCTGTTGTTTTAACGTTTTCCAATCCTGGCCATAATCCCCAGGTGTATTGATCATCACAAACCAATTCTCGCATCCTTCCGGTGCATCTTTGGATTCTTCCTTGGAAGTAATGTTTATGTAGACGGTGGGGTCTTCAAACAATGTCCTTTTATTGAAAATACAGTCAAATTCGGATTCATAATCCGCACTAAAAAAGATGTTGTGCAAGTCGAGCTCAGGGAACGTTCTTTTTATTCCCCAGTAAAAAATGAGGGCAGAGCTGGAACGTTCCTGCTCCAGAACCTTCTTTGGCTGGACTTGATCCACAAGAAGTTTTTGGTAGGTAGGGAAAATATCCATATTGCTCACCACAACGGAGGCACTTTCCTCACCGGAAGGGGTTACCACCCCAGAAACCTTTTTGTGCTTCACAGCAATACGCTCTACCGGGACGTTGAACTTAAATTCCACACCAATTTCCTTTGCCAAAGTGTATAAGGACCTTGTTATTTGATGCATTCCCCCATAGGGAAAGTAGGTGCCCAAATCCATCTCCAGATGTGGTATCATGGACATGATTCCCGGGGTTTTGTAGGGAGACGAACCATTGTAGGTGGCAAATCTGTTGAACAGCTGTACCAACTTTGGATTTTCAAAGAATTTGGAGTTCCAATCGTTCAAACTTTCATCAATTCCCATTACCCCGATTTTAGTGGCGGCTTTTAGGGTTTCCAAAGAAAGGTAGGTGCTTAGTTTGTGAAGGGATTTCTCCAAAAAGACACCTTTGGTCAGTTCGTACTTTCGTTGGTTGCCATTTAAATAGGCCAGCAATTTTTGGGGAGGTTCATTAAACTTTTGGGATGCTTCGGTAATGAATCGTTCCCTTGTGGATGCCGCGGAAAATGTGGTGCCATCTTGCCAGAAGTAATTACAGATGGTTTTCTTCCTTTTGTAGTCAAAATAATCCTTGGGATTCTTTTTGCATAGGAGAAAAAGCTCATCAACCAGCCATGGCATGGTAAACAGGGATGGTCCCATATCGAACCGAAAACCATTTACCGTTTTTTCATGAAGTTTCCCTCCGGGATAGGCATTGGACTCAAAAACGGTTACGTGATGGCCCTTGGCCCTAAGACGTATGGACGTTGCCAAACCTCCAATTCCGGCACCAATGATCACTGCCTTTTCAAGCATTATTTTTTGAAGTACTTAAAGGGAACCACCAACATACCAAAATTCTCCCCATCTTCCTTGCCCAGGTGCTTATGGTGTATTTTATGGGCCCGTCTTACCCCCCTTGCATACCAATTATTGGCACTCCTAAAAAGTTTAAAACGCTGGTGGATAAAGATGTCGTGAACCACAAAATAGGCAATTCCATAAGCCAAAATACCGAAGCCCAAGGGCCAGCCATACCAGAATGGGGTGTTATCCGCAATCATTAAAAAGGACATGCTTACCACCGCATAAAAGAGGAAGAAAGCATCGTTGCGTTCAAACCAGGAATCGTGGTCCTTATGGTGATGGTCCTTGTGGAGGCTCCAAAGAAAACCATGCATAATGTACTTATGGGTAAACCACGCCATAAATTCCATAAAGCCAAAGGTTCCCAAAAAAATGAGTATACCAAGAAAGAGTTTCATACTTACACCAAATGTAACTTATAGTTTACATAGGATTTGGCCAAAAGCCCAATTTTTTCATAGTTGGGAACACGTATCCGTGTGTTTTTTATCTCGAGTGGTGGTGTCTTTTTGAGTTTGGCCAATAACCTTTTGTAGTACTTAAAAGCGGTATAGACACCAAACTTGGCTTCTGGTGGTAATTTTTCTATTCCACTGAACCCTTTGGCAAAATCTGCCTCAATTTCCGCAACAATTCTTTTTTTGGAAGCTTCATCCAGTTCCAATAAATTGGTATTGGGGAAATACGACCGTTCCAAGAGTTCGTAATCCGCTTTTA
The sequence above is a segment of the Muricauda sp. SCSIO 64092 genome. Coding sequences within it:
- a CDS encoding aconitate hydratase — translated: MAFDIDMIKRVYAHMGERVDKARKLLARPMTLAEKILYSHLWDGNPTTVFQRGKDYVDFAPDRVACQDATAQMALLQFMHAGKPKVAVPTTVHCDHLIQAKVGADADLKRANETSNEVFDFLESVSNKYGIGFWKPGAGIIHQVVLENYAFPGGMMIGTDSHTVNAGGLGMVAIGVGGADAVDVMAGMPWELKFPKLIGVKLKGKLSGWTAPKDVILKVADILTVKGGTGAIIEYFGEGALAMSCTGKGTICNMGAEVGATTSTFGYDESMDRYLRGTNRADVADAALEVKEHLTADAGVYDEPEKYFDQVIEIDLNTLEPHLNGPFTPDLATPISKMSEAAKENDWPLNVEVGLIGSCTNSSYEDISRAASLAKQVADKNLRTKSKFTITPGSEQVRYTIERDGFIDTFNNIGATVFANACGPCIGMWDRYGDKAADGPRNTIVHSFNRNFAKRADGNPNTMAFVGSPELVTAIAIAGRLDFNPVSDKLINEDGEEVMLDEPRGYELPPEGFAVEDAGYIAPKEDGSQVEVIVSQESQRLQLLAPFEPIQPESLKGMKLLIKAFGKCTTDHISMAGPWLRYRGHLDNIANNTLIGAVNAYNKKTNFVKNQLTGEYGAVPDTQREYKKNGIKTIVIGDHNYGEGSSREHAAMQPRHLGVAAVLVKSFARIHETNLKKQGMLGLTFANENDYDLIQEDDTFNFVDIVDFAPGKPLTIEVVHADGSKDIVMANHSYNDAQIGWFKEGSALNVIKKENA
- a CDS encoding TlpA disulfide reductase family protein, with protein sequence MTKKKTFLNVLLILVVLAFFVTPLGHYGKIFLNRLFSFSPDVIEVSKREQLPDYNWRLKDAEWNFFNFEASRGRVVFINFWASWRLPSEAELSSIQSLYEKYRGKIDFYIITDEERPPVEEFMEKQQFTFPLTYLIIGDRAPLEIPKPPYSYLIDKEGFIVVEQEGIADWNTSKVHGLIDGLLLQ
- a CDS encoding DUF3291 domain-containing protein, giving the protein MEPLDEKIMGQLTTISFFRFTGLKGKIWAFGMMQFAHARMRHVKGMEFYKLMGTGKAQFNPFPDWSVYAILQIWSNEAAADRFFSSNGLFHHYQKMSKEHWVLYLRNRIARGHWDGSNPFKKSETLTDQIPYVAALTRATIKTRFLWKFWRFVPKSQTELWGNNGLMYTKGVGEVPFQQMATFSVWKDEASLNAFAYQTQGHVKAIGKTRELGWYREELFARFQPYRSIGTWNGQNPIPGLTK
- a CDS encoding carotenoid biosynthesis protein — its product is MKHVISKKIYLSLFLIWLFHSSGIIGIALGHKEWFIPKTPLNLLVCTALFIWVYPLDSKRKWGVFGLFFFIGMFLEWLGANYSLLFGSYDYGENLGYKVDGVPLFIGINWALLTFITGELSKRATKNIWFRGTIGALLMVFLDFLMEQSAPSFDFWSFGEHVPLENYITWFLVAFIFQIVFQKTKMEGNTNISLHLFLAQMVFFGYFMVFPI
- the crtD gene encoding 1-hydroxycarotenoid 3,4-desaturase CrtD — protein: MLEKAVIIGAGIGGLATSIRLRAKGHHVTVFESNAYPGGKLHEKTVNGFRFDMGPSLFTMPWLVDELFLLCKKNPKDYFDYKRKKTICNYFWQDGTTFSAASTRERFITEASQKFNEPPQKLLAYLNGNQRKYELTKGVFLEKSLHKLSTYLSLETLKAATKIGVMGIDESLNDWNSKFFENPKLVQLFNRFATYNGSSPYKTPGIMSMIPHLEMDLGTYFPYGGMHQITRSLYTLAKEIGVEFKFNVPVERIAVKHKKVSGVVTPSGEESASVVVSNMDIFPTYQKLLVDQVQPKKVLEQERSSSALIFYWGIKRTFPELDLHNIFFSADYESEFDCIFNKRTLFEDPTVYINITSKEESKDAPEGCENWFVMINTPGDYGQDWKTLKQQARKRIIEKLNSILGCTLEDHIVEEMILEPKGIEGNTSSYRGALYGAASNSKFSAFLRHPNFTNKIKGLYFCGGSVHPGGGIPLCLLSAKIVSDLVKKPAL
- a CDS encoding sterol desaturase family protein, whose protein sequence is MKLFLGILIFLGTFGFMEFMAWFTHKYIMHGFLWSLHKDHHHKDHDSWFERNDAFFLFYAVVSMSFLMIADNTPFWYGWPLGFGILAYGIAYFVVHDIFIHQRFKLFRSANNWYARGVRRAHKIHHKHLGKEDGENFGMLVVPFKYFKK